A window of the Desulfovibrio sp. Fe33 genome harbors these coding sequences:
- a CDS encoding AMP-binding protein, translating into MFTKEEYADYKDFCQRFTPECPENFNFAFDVLDGKDPDALALIHVDDDFNRRDFNFGFFQESSSRLANSLAAKGVKKGDRIMLVLYRRVEYWVVMLALHRIGAVPIPSPSLLTRKDITERVNYAGITAIICDESIVERVDRARPKCPGLNLLVQVGGETENGWFGYEDLVASGDPSFPRTPDSPGGDDPFIIFFSSGTTGLPKMVMHNHKYAASHYTTGALWHDLEEGDIHLTVSDTGWGKSVWGKFYGQWMAKAVIFVWDFRGKFHPAALLRVIADNKITTFCAPPTIYRFLVREDLSRFDLSALRHCTTAGELLNDSVFHAWQKAVGLPIYEGYGQTETTLQVATFKFMKPKPGSIGKPVPGWEIALMDDECNFVPQGEEGEICIRIDKPVMGLFDSYMDEPAKTASVKCAGWYHTGDKAWADEDGYLWFMGRTDDLIKSSGYRIGPFEVESALVAHESVIEAAVTGIPDDVRGQLVKATVVLAPGYEPSEALTKELQAFVRELTAPYKYPRVIEYVEELPKTISGKIKRKEIREADLAKLGR; encoded by the coding sequence ATGTTTACCAAAGAAGAATACGCCGACTACAAAGATTTTTGCCAACGTTTCACACCCGAATGCCCCGAGAACTTCAACTTCGCCTTTGACGTCCTGGACGGAAAGGACCCCGACGCTCTCGCGCTCATTCATGTGGACGACGATTTCAACCGGCGCGACTTCAATTTCGGCTTCTTCCAGGAATCCTCTTCCAGGCTGGCCAACTCCCTGGCCGCCAAAGGCGTGAAGAAAGGCGACCGGATCATGCTCGTCCTCTACCGGCGCGTGGAGTACTGGGTGGTCATGCTCGCCCTGCACCGCATCGGCGCGGTGCCCATTCCCTCCCCCTCGCTTCTGACCCGCAAGGACATCACCGAGCGCGTCAACTACGCGGGCATCACGGCCATCATCTGCGACGAATCCATTGTCGAGCGCGTGGACAGGGCCAGGCCCAAATGTCCCGGCCTGAACCTGCTGGTGCAGGTGGGCGGCGAGACCGAAAACGGCTGGTTCGGCTACGAGGACCTCGTGGCCTCGGGCGATCCGAGCTTTCCGCGCACCCCGGATTCCCCCGGCGGGGACGATCCCTTTATCATCTTTTTCTCCTCCGGCACCACCGGGCTGCCGAAGATGGTCATGCACAACCACAAGTACGCCGCGTCCCACTACACCACCGGCGCCCTGTGGCACGACCTGGAGGAAGGCGACATCCATCTGACCGTATCCGACACGGGCTGGGGCAAGTCCGTCTGGGGCAAGTTCTACGGCCAGTGGATGGCCAAGGCGGTCATTTTCGTCTGGGACTTCCGGGGCAAGTTCCATCCCGCCGCCCTGCTGCGCGTCATAGCCGACAACAAGATCACCACCTTTTGCGCGCCGCCGACCATTTACCGCTTCCTTGTACGTGAAGACCTGTCCCGGTTCGACCTTTCCGCCCTGCGTCACTGCACCACGGCGGGCGAACTGCTCAACGATTCGGTCTTCCACGCCTGGCAAAAGGCCGTTGGCCTGCCCATCTACGAGGGCTACGGCCAGACCGAAACCACCCTGCAAGTAGCTACCTTCAAGTTCATGAAGCCCAAGCCGGGCTCCATCGGCAAGCCCGTTCCCGGCTGGGAGATCGCGCTCATGGACGATGAGTGCAACTTCGTGCCGCAGGGCGAGGAAGGCGAAATCTGCATTCGCATCGACAAGCCCGTCATGGGATTGTTCGACTCCTACATGGACGAGCCGGCGAAGACCGCCTCGGTCAAGTGCGCGGGCTGGTATCATACCGGCGACAAGGCCTGGGCCGACGAGGACGGCTACCTCTGGTTCATGGGCCGCACCGACGACCTCATCAAGTCCTCGGGCTACCGCATCGGACCCTTCGAAGTCGAATCCGCCCTGGTGGCCCACGAGTCGGTCATCGAGGCCGCCGTCACCGGTATCCCCGACGACGTGCGCGGACAACTGGTCAAGGCCACCGTTGTTCTCGCTCCCGGATACGAGCCTTCCGAGGCCCTGACCAAGGAACTCCAAGCCTTTGTCCGCGAGCTGACCGCGCCGTACAAGTACCCGCGCGTCATCGAATACGTGGAAGAACTGCCCAAGACCATCTCGGGCAAGATCAAACGCAAGGAAATCCGCGAAGCCGACCTGGCCAAGCTGGGCCGATAG
- a CDS encoding helix-turn-helix domain-containing protein yields MTTIGKRIRAYREKQNLSIEDLSNRTTLSENFIRAVEEEEMYPSLRPLVKLARALGVRLGTFLDDQVSSDPLITRLDEREQEIIMHPDGKEAGLIFHSLGKGKTDRHMEPFFIELMPESGKDNAMSSHEGEEFIVVHSGKLRVRYGQEEQILETGDSIYFNSIVPHNVACGGEEKAEIYAVLYFPE; encoded by the coding sequence ATGACTACGATCGGGAAGAGGATTCGTGCCTACCGCGAAAAGCAGAATCTGAGCATCGAGGATCTGTCCAACAGAACCACCTTGTCCGAGAACTTCATCCGTGCCGTTGAGGAAGAGGAAATGTACCCCTCCCTGCGGCCCCTGGTTAAGCTGGCTCGCGCGCTAGGAGTACGATTGGGAACCTTCCTGGACGATCAGGTTTCGAGCGATCCGCTGATTACCCGCCTGGACGAACGCGAGCAGGAAATCATCATGCACCCGGACGGCAAGGAAGCCGGGCTGATCTTCCACTCCCTGGGCAAGGGCAAGACCGACCGCCACATGGAGCCGTTCTTCATCGAGCTGATGCCCGAATCCGGCAAGGACAACGCCATGTCCTCCCACGAAGGCGAGGAATTCATCGTGGTCCACTCCGGCAAACTGCGGGTCCGATACGGCCAGGAGGAGCAGATTCTCGAAACCGGCGACTCCATCTACTTCAACTCCATAGTGCCCCACAACGTGGCCTGCGGCGGAGAGGAAAAGGCCGAAATCTACGCCGTCCTCTATTTCCCGGAATAA
- a CDS encoding DUF362 domain-containing protein: MDVFERMMNRRRCVKTMLALGAGLLAGVRPVRGAEPPPRARVAVVRTGDRAKGVEQALAQFDLTDFKGKSVALKANYNSADPFPASTHPDTLLALALALKGAGAGPMTLVERSGMGDTGSVLRKMGAYRVAETAGFEVVVMDGLGEDGFVRETPPGTHWKRGFLLERHFAEADKVVQTCCLKTHQFGGHFTMSLKNAVGAIAKYDPGNGYNYMSELHSSPLQRTLIAEISQAFRNDLIVMDGMSAFVDGGPHRGTEVSINAIIAGTDPVAVDAVGVAILRMYGTTPEVGKGRVFDQEQLRRAAQAGIGASGARDIELVPVGAEAPDFVKRIRKELNA; this comes from the coding sequence ATGGACGTTTTCGAGCGGATGATGAATCGGCGAAGGTGCGTCAAGACCATGCTGGCCCTCGGGGCCGGACTGCTGGCGGGAGTAAGGCCGGTGCGCGGCGCGGAGCCGCCGCCGCGGGCCAGGGTCGCGGTGGTCCGTACGGGAGACCGCGCCAAGGGCGTCGAGCAGGCCCTTGCCCAATTCGACCTGACCGATTTCAAGGGAAAGTCCGTGGCTCTCAAGGCCAACTACAACAGCGCGGACCCGTTCCCGGCCTCCACCCATCCGGACACCCTGCTCGCCCTGGCCCTGGCCCTCAAAGGCGCGGGAGCGGGACCGATGACCCTGGTCGAACGCAGCGGCATGGGCGACACCGGGTCCGTCCTGCGAAAGATGGGCGCGTACCGCGTCGCCGAGACTGCGGGCTTCGAGGTGGTGGTCATGGACGGCCTGGGTGAAGACGGCTTTGTACGCGAGACGCCGCCCGGAACCCATTGGAAAAGGGGCTTCCTCCTGGAACGCCACTTCGCGGAAGCGGACAAGGTGGTCCAGACCTGCTGCCTCAAGACCCACCAGTTCGGCGGACACTTCACCATGTCCCTGAAAAACGCGGTGGGGGCCATCGCCAAATACGATCCCGGAAACGGCTACAACTATATGTCCGAGCTGCACTCCTCCCCCTTGCAGCGCACGCTCATCGCCGAAATCAGCCAGGCGTTCCGCAACGACCTCATCGTCATGGACGGCATGTCGGCCTTTGTCGACGGCGGGCCGCATCGGGGAACCGAAGTATCGATCAACGCCATCATAGCGGGCACGGACCCTGTGGCCGTGGACGCGGTCGGCGTCGCCATCCTGCGCATGTACGGCACCACGCCGGAGGTCGGTAAGGGGCGTGTTTTCGACCAGGAACAGCTCCGCCGCGCCGCCCAAGCCGGGATAGGCGCATCCGGCGCCCGGGATATCGAACTCGTTCCCGTCGGCGCGGAAGCCCCGGATTTCGTGAAGCGCATCCGAAAGGAACTGAACGCCTGA
- a CDS encoding ABC transporter ATP-binding protein translates to MPLALDRVSFAYPDGPAILKDADLVLETGGYHLLRGPSGAGKSTVLRLLCRLEEAQGGTISFKGAPIRDIPPAGLRRSVAYVQQLPTLLPGTVRENLLLPFSFKANALLSSPSDEDMAERLSDFLLQGVTLDSRADKLSVGQAQRVCLIRSLLLSPEVVLLDEPTASLDAHSAGVVLDRARELCESGVTVVMISHSETVPEGVTRFIYIEKQGLVMA, encoded by the coding sequence GTGCCCCTCGCCCTGGACCGGGTCTCCTTCGCCTACCCTGACGGTCCGGCCATCCTCAAGGATGCGGACCTCGTTCTCGAGACCGGCGGCTATCATCTTCTGCGCGGTCCGTCCGGCGCGGGCAAGTCCACGGTGCTCAGGCTCCTCTGCCGCCTGGAGGAAGCGCAGGGCGGAACCATTTCCTTCAAGGGCGCGCCCATTCGGGACATCCCCCCGGCCGGACTGCGCCGGAGCGTGGCCTATGTGCAGCAATTGCCGACCCTGCTGCCCGGAACCGTGCGCGAGAATTTGCTTTTGCCGTTCAGCTTCAAGGCCAATGCGTTGTTGTCGTCTCCTTCCGACGAGGACATGGCCGAGCGGCTCTCCGATTTTCTGCTCCAGGGCGTGACTCTCGACTCCCGGGCCGACAAGCTCTCCGTGGGCCAGGCCCAACGGGTGTGCCTCATCCGCTCCCTGCTCCTTTCGCCCGAGGTCGTCCTTCTGGACGAGCCCACCGCATCCCTGGACGCCCACTCGGCGGGGGTTGTCCTGGACCGCGCCCGGGAGCTCTGCGAAAGCGGAGTAACCGTGGTCATGATCTCCCACTCCGAGACCGTCCCCGAGGGCGTGACCCGCTTCATCTACATCGAAAAACAGGGGCTGGTGATGGCATGA
- a CDS encoding glycosyltransferase family A protein produces the protein MSAPSAESSAAFRRALPDDLAALLRLGFAGKSHLLDVAGRCLRPGRENLVPVASDALRTLTADNPLDGGLAAELLASERTSVLLEPAARAMLRGLAAHWRRPSDPSPLIDALTARDFQRTAAFLDKAVRQEPGNLFWREQVLTVGAVENAPDFVFRLLEADGPEDARPALRNAAKRVHELFSPREAPSAESLLEAARLTPWNTNLALRAHDAVSGAAEARAPLPGRAAVLLYSWNKADELDATLQCLLASDLNGASVFVLDNGSTDSTGAVLSRMETRFAATLSADRFTTVSLPVNIGAAAARNWLLSLEAVRANEFICYLDDDVELPSDWLQRLGAAVSRYPEAGVWGCKVVDHANPLCIQSADSHLRLDPAERADLTRLAPNPFGLTDLHIQTLDTGAFDFMRPCASVTGCCHLFRTGALLDSGGFAIQLSPSQYDDMEHDLRLCEARRFPVYQGHLAVRHKKRTGSASHTSRQELGNALGNKYKMQTMHTRADIAAAMEAEQTLLEADLLRKLEYLDSF, from the coding sequence ATGAGCGCCCCGAGCGCTGAATCTTCGGCCGCCTTCCGGCGCGCACTGCCCGATGACCTCGCGGCCCTGCTGCGTCTGGGGTTCGCGGGCAAATCCCATCTGCTGGATGTGGCCGGACGTTGCCTGCGCCCGGGCCGGGAAAATCTCGTCCCCGTTGCCTCCGACGCCCTGCGCACCCTGACCGCGGACAACCCGCTGGATGGAGGGTTGGCCGCCGAGTTGCTCGCTTCGGAGCGGACCAGCGTCCTCCTCGAACCCGCGGCTCGGGCCATGCTTCGCGGGCTCGCCGCCCACTGGCGGCGGCCCTCCGATCCCTCCCCCCTCATCGACGCCCTGACCGCCCGTGACTTCCAGCGGACCGCAGCCTTCCTGGACAAGGCCGTACGCCAAGAGCCCGGCAACCTCTTCTGGCGCGAACAAGTCTTGACCGTGGGCGCGGTGGAAAACGCCCCCGACTTCGTGTTCCGCCTTCTCGAAGCCGATGGGCCGGAAGACGCCCGCCCCGCTCTCCGCAACGCCGCCAAACGCGTTCACGAACTTTTTTCCCCGCGTGAAGCCCCCTCGGCCGAATCGCTCCTGGAGGCAGCCCGCCTCACTCCGTGGAACACGAACCTGGCATTGCGCGCCCACGACGCCGTGTCGGGCGCGGCCGAAGCCCGCGCGCCCCTGCCGGGACGCGCCGCCGTCCTGCTCTATTCATGGAACAAGGCGGATGAACTGGACGCCACCCTGCAATGTCTGCTCGCCTCCGACCTGAACGGCGCGTCGGTCTTCGTCCTCGACAACGGTTCCACGGACAGCACCGGCGCGGTCCTGAGCCGCATGGAAACGCGGTTCGCGGCAACCCTCAGCGCGGACCGGTTCACGACCGTCTCCCTGCCGGTGAACATCGGCGCAGCGGCGGCGCGTAACTGGCTGCTCAGCCTGGAAGCGGTGCGGGCGAACGAATTCATCTGCTATCTGGACGACGACGTGGAACTGCCCTCAGATTGGCTGCAACGCCTGGGCGCGGCCGTCTCGCGCTATCCCGAGGCGGGCGTATGGGGGTGCAAGGTAGTGGACCACGCCAACCCGCTGTGCATTCAGAGCGCGGACAGCCACCTTCGCCTGGACCCGGCGGAACGCGCGGACCTGACCCGCCTGGCCCCCAACCCCTTCGGCCTCACGGATCTGCACATCCAGACGCTGGACACCGGCGCATTCGACTTCATGCGGCCCTGCGCCTCGGTCACGGGCTGCTGTCACCTGTTCCGCACCGGCGCGCTGCTCGACTCCGGCGGCTTCGCCATCCAGCTTTCCCCGTCCCAGTACGACGACATGGAACACGACCTGCGATTATGCGAAGCCCGCCGTTTCCCGGTCTATCAGGGACATCTGGCGGTACGCCACAAGAAGCGTACAGGATCGGCCTCCCACACCTCCCGGCAGGAGTTGGGCAACGCCTTGGGCAACAAATACAAGATGCAAACCATGCATACCCGCGCCGACATTGCCGCCGCCATGGAGGCGGAGCAGACGCTGCTCGAAGCCGATTTGCTCCGGAAGCTGGAATATCTTGATTCGTTCTGA
- a CDS encoding helix-turn-helix domain-containing protein has protein sequence MEQYKEIAPRLVGVREGVGWTPKEMADLLGVSEEKVLTYESGTVEIPVGYMLDVSRLCRVDLTTLISGREPHLKSYSLVRKDEGFAVDRRKDYDYKSLGYKFAGREMEPFLITVPPKSGDDMVETAHRGQEFIYVLEGRLEVRLGGEPIIVEPGDSLYFNSETPHALRGLDGKPVRFLDVIL, from the coding sequence ATGGAACAGTACAAGGAAATCGCGCCCCGTCTGGTGGGCGTGCGGGAAGGCGTCGGCTGGACGCCCAAGGAGATGGCCGACCTGCTCGGAGTGTCCGAGGAGAAGGTGCTGACCTATGAATCCGGGACCGTGGAAATCCCGGTGGGCTACATGCTCGACGTCTCCCGGTTGTGCCGGGTGGACCTGACCACGCTCATCTCGGGCCGCGAACCGCATCTCAAGTCCTATTCGCTTGTGCGCAAGGACGAGGGATTCGCCGTGGACCGGCGCAAGGACTACGATTACAAGTCGCTCGGCTACAAGTTCGCCGGACGCGAGATGGAGCCTTTCCTCATCACGGTCCCGCCCAAGTCCGGGGACGATATGGTCGAAACCGCCCATCGCGGCCAGGAGTTCATCTACGTGCTCGAAGGCCGTCTCGAAGTACGCCTCGGCGGGGAGCCGATCATCGTCGAACCCGGCGATTCCCTCTATTTCAATTCCGAAACGCCCCACGCCCTGCGCGGCCTGGACGGCAAGCCGGTTCGTTTTCTCGACGTGATTCTATAG
- a CDS encoding AMP-binding protein: MKALREITLGNLLKETADKHPDTEAVVYVDRDFRLTYAEFDELTDTIAKGLMGLGVKKGEKVAVWANNVPYWVALQFATAKIGAILLTVNTHYRSHELEYLLKHSETENLFIIGQYRDHDYLTSTYDLVPELRTQERGHLRTEKFPHLKRVFYLGHEKHRGMYSIPELQAMSAMISDEQYAERQASLDPHDVVNMQYTSGTTGFPKGVQLTHYNIVNNGYWIGANQNFVPGDRLCLTVPLFHCFGCVLGVMAAVNHGVTMVILEDFAPLDVMGAIDQERCTAVYGVPTMFIAILDHPLFARFDYSSLRTGIMAGSPCPVEVMKRVIEKMNMREITICYGLTEGSPVMSQTVVGDSLRHMTETVGRAMPEIEVRVVDPESNEECPRGVTGEVCCRGYNVMKGYYNNEKATKEAIDKDGWLHSGDLGVMDEDGYLSITGRLKDMIIRGGENIYPREIEEFLYLMDGVLDVQVAGVPSGKFGEEVGAFVIRKDDADLEVEDIVDFCRGKISRYKIPKYVTFLDAYPMTASGKIQKYKLREMASDLWPDA; this comes from the coding sequence ATGAAGGCGCTTCGCGAAATTACCCTCGGCAACCTCCTCAAGGAGACCGCCGACAAGCATCCCGATACCGAGGCCGTGGTCTATGTGGACCGCGACTTCCGCCTGACCTACGCCGAGTTCGACGAACTTACCGACACCATCGCCAAGGGGCTGATGGGGCTCGGCGTGAAGAAGGGCGAGAAAGTGGCCGTGTGGGCCAACAACGTGCCCTACTGGGTGGCGTTGCAGTTCGCCACGGCCAAGATCGGAGCTATCCTGCTCACGGTCAACACCCACTACCGCTCCCATGAGCTGGAGTACCTGCTCAAGCATTCCGAGACCGAGAACCTGTTCATCATCGGCCAGTACCGCGACCATGACTACCTGACCTCCACCTACGACCTGGTGCCGGAACTGCGCACCCAGGAGAGGGGGCACCTGCGGACCGAGAAATTCCCGCATCTGAAGCGGGTCTTCTACCTGGGCCACGAGAAGCACCGGGGCATGTACTCCATCCCCGAGCTACAGGCCATGTCCGCCATGATCTCCGACGAACAGTACGCCGAACGCCAGGCGTCCCTCGATCCGCACGACGTGGTCAACATGCAGTACACCTCCGGCACCACAGGGTTCCCCAAGGGCGTGCAGTTGACCCACTACAACATCGTCAACAACGGGTACTGGATCGGGGCGAACCAGAATTTCGTGCCCGGCGACCGGCTCTGCCTGACCGTGCCCCTGTTCCACTGTTTCGGTTGCGTGCTCGGCGTCATGGCCGCGGTCAACCATGGCGTGACCATGGTCATTCTGGAGGACTTCGCCCCCCTGGACGTTATGGGCGCCATCGACCAGGAACGGTGTACGGCCGTGTACGGCGTACCCACCATGTTCATCGCCATCCTCGACCATCCGTTGTTCGCGAGATTCGACTATTCGTCGCTGCGCACCGGGATCATGGCCGGTTCGCCCTGCCCTGTGGAGGTCATGAAGCGGGTCATCGAAAAGATGAACATGCGCGAAATCACCATCTGCTACGGACTAACCGAGGGCAGCCCGGTCATGAGCCAGACCGTAGTCGGCGACAGCCTCAGGCACATGACCGAGACCGTCGGCCGGGCCATGCCCGAGATCGAGGTCCGCGTTGTCGACCCCGAGTCCAACGAAGAGTGTCCTCGCGGCGTCACCGGCGAGGTCTGCTGCCGGGGCTACAACGTCATGAAGGGCTACTACAACAACGAAAAGGCGACCAAGGAAGCCATCGACAAGGACGGCTGGCTCCACTCGGGCGACCTCGGCGTCATGGACGAGGACGGCTACCTGTCCATCACCGGCCGCCTCAAGGACATGATCATCCGCGGCGGCGAGAACATCTATCCGCGCGAGATCGAGGAGTTCCTCTACCTGATGGACGGCGTCCTCGACGTGCAGGTGGCGGGCGTTCCCAGCGGCAAGTTCGGCGAAGAGGTCGGCGCGTTCGTTATCCGCAAGGATGACGCGGACCTGGAGGTCGAAGACATCGTCGACTTCTGCCGGGGCAAGATTTCCCGGTACAAGATCCCGAAATACGTGACCTTCCTGGACGCCTACCCCATGACCGCATCCGGCAAGATCCAGAAATACAAACTTCGCGAAATGGCCTCGGATTTGTGGCCCGACGCGTAG
- a CDS encoding tetratricopeptide repeat protein — protein MEKISGAFSTKSEAVVGSGATRRKVVRKAYWYAEEAEQSDDGVRMILVRPLNGNKVPSGSGETLPLPDFLARFSPELEFYQTEVYPRMRELRDTLLRAEEQRGRGALYSAQFEFESALGLDEQNVRANFGLGLTYMQRGDADKAGDIFKRVVSLDAAFSPEHKHLFNEFGISLRKSGLTDQAVEYYSRALEIADDDENLRYNIARAQFERGDEAECRANLMKALEIAPLMDEANRFLDFLNKRKG, from the coding sequence GTGGAGAAAATATCCGGCGCGTTTTCCACGAAGTCCGAGGCCGTCGTCGGCTCGGGAGCTACCCGGCGCAAGGTCGTCAGGAAGGCCTACTGGTATGCCGAGGAGGCCGAACAGTCGGACGACGGCGTGCGCATGATTCTGGTCAGGCCCCTGAACGGCAATAAAGTGCCGTCCGGCTCCGGCGAGACGCTTCCGCTGCCCGACTTCCTCGCCCGTTTCAGCCCGGAACTGGAATTCTACCAGACCGAGGTCTACCCCCGTATGCGCGAGCTTCGCGACACCCTCCTGCGGGCCGAGGAGCAGCGCGGCCGGGGCGCTCTCTACTCCGCGCAGTTCGAATTCGAATCGGCCCTGGGGCTGGACGAACAGAACGTCCGGGCAAATTTCGGCCTGGGGCTCACCTACATGCAGCGGGGTGACGCAGACAAGGCGGGCGACATCTTCAAACGCGTGGTCTCCCTGGACGCGGCCTTTTCTCCCGAGCACAAGCACCTGTTCAACGAGTTCGGCATCAGCCTGCGCAAATCCGGGCTCACGGACCAGGCGGTGGAATATTACTCCCGGGCGCTGGAGATCGCCGACGATGACGAAAATCTCCGCTACAACATTGCCAGGGCCCAATTCGAACGCGGTGACGAGGCCGAGTGCAGGGCCAACCTGATGAAGGCCCTGGAGATAGCCCCGCTCATGGACGAGGCCAATCGATTCCTGGATTTTCTCAACAAGAGGAAGGGCTAG
- a CDS encoding ABC transporter permease, whose product MTPHIIEIGPLQLALCLGFVLLAGVTSFTHRLGLGRDLAVGTVRTFAQLFLMGYVLKFVFEVRISWLVMTMFIIMVAAAVHTIRGRVKERTVSFAVPVFLSMLVSYALVSVVVTGVIVGAKPWWTPQYFIPLAGMIVGNSMTAISICLDRLFSDLRNRRNEVEMKLALGADYREASREILAGAMRAGMIPSINSLMAVGLVSLPGMMTGQILSGTDPLIAIRYQIVVMLMLVASTALGSLIVTNLVRKRCFSQGQQLLLR is encoded by the coding sequence ATGACCCCGCACATCATCGAAATAGGCCCGTTGCAGCTCGCCCTTTGTCTCGGCTTCGTGCTTTTGGCGGGCGTGACGTCCTTCACGCACCGGCTCGGATTGGGCCGCGACCTGGCCGTGGGCACGGTCCGCACGTTCGCTCAGCTCTTCCTCATGGGCTATGTGCTCAAGTTCGTTTTCGAGGTGCGTATCTCCTGGCTGGTCATGACCATGTTCATCATCATGGTGGCCGCCGCGGTGCATACCATTCGGGGACGGGTCAAGGAGCGGACCGTATCGTTCGCCGTTCCCGTCTTCCTGTCCATGCTCGTGTCCTACGCCCTGGTCTCCGTGGTCGTCACCGGGGTGATCGTGGGCGCGAAGCCGTGGTGGACGCCCCAATACTTCATCCCCCTGGCGGGCATGATAGTGGGCAACTCCATGACCGCCATATCCATCTGCCTGGACAGGCTCTTCTCCGACCTCAGAAACCGCCGCAACGAGGTGGAGATGAAACTCGCCCTCGGCGCGGACTACCGCGAGGCGTCGCGGGAGATTCTGGCCGGGGCCATGCGCGCGGGGATGATCCCGTCCATCAACTCTCTCATGGCCGTGGGGCTGGTTTCCCTGCCCGGCATGATGACAGGCCAGATTCTGTCCGGCACCGACCCGCTCATAGCCATCCGCTACCAGATAGTGGTCATGCTGATGTTGGTTGCGTCCACCGCTCTGGGGTCGCTGATCGTCACCAATCTCGTGCGGAAACGGTGTTTTTCCCAGGGGCAGCAGCTTTTGTTGAGGTAG